The stretch of DNA CAACAACGTGGGTGACTTTCGCCCCGCAAAGGCCGTCTTCCACAAGAGCACCCCCGAGCAATGGGAGGCACTGCACCGCATCAACCTCTGGCATGTCTTGACGGTGAGTCACCTCGTAGTCCCCCGCATGATTGCACAGGGTTCAGGCTCGATCGTCAACGTCTCAACCGTCGAGGCGTTCCGCGGCATCCCCGGCAACGCCGTCTACTCGGCGTATAAGGCGGGCGTCTCGGCCTTCACCAAGAGTCTGGCCGTCGAGCTCGCGCCGAGCGGCATCCGCGTAAACGCGATCGCGCCCGACCTGACCGACACCGCTCAGACCTCAGCCGAAGCGATGCTCGAAGGCCGCGATCCGGATGCCGTGCGCACCTGGGTACCCCTCGGACGCTTTGGCACCCCCGAGGATCACTCGGGCGTCGTGGCTTTCCTCGCTTCCGACGACGCCCGCTACGTGACGGGCCACACGATCCCCGTTGACGGCGGCACCCTGGCCGCATCCGGATGGTATCTGAAGTCCGAGGGACGCGGCTGGACGAACCGACCGAACGCGGTGTAACCGCCAGCCACAGAGACACGAGCGGGGCGGCACCTCCACTGAGGTGCCGCCCCGCTTCGTTGATTCGGCGGCTAGACCG from Leifsonia psychrotolerans encodes:
- a CDS encoding SDR family NAD(P)-dependent oxidoreductase; the encoded protein is MTNNDVPQATAIVTGGAAGIGGGVSRRLAADGFHVLLVDNDEAEALATRTDIERAGGQCTVVVADVTSDAGVAALGAALDIITGTIDILVNNVGDFRPAKAVFHKSTPEQWEALHRINLWHVLTVSHLVVPRMIAQGSGSIVNVSTVEAFRGIPGNAVYSAYKAGVSAFTKSLAVELAPSGIRVNAIAPDLTDTAQTSAEAMLEGRDPDAVRTWVPLGRFGTPEDHSGVVAFLASDDARYVTGHTIPVDGGTLAASGWYLKSEGRGWTNRPNAV